The sequence below is a genomic window from Pelmatolapia mariae isolate MD_Pm_ZW linkage group LG9, Pm_UMD_F_2, whole genome shotgun sequence.
CAACAAGGCTTACAGGCTCCTTCTCCACAGCGAGGTTTACTAGACCAAGGAAGATGTTCTGCAGCTTGATAAGAAAAGGGTCAGGGTACACAGCCCAGTCCTCCCATGCCCGGAAACATGACATTACCCGTTGctagcacacgcacacacacacgcacaaaaaaaGAATCAGGACAAAAAGAGCTAAGTAACCTGGATGTTTAACTATATAAATTATCAAGGCTTTGAAGTTTACTTAGCAAGACTTGGTACCTTGAAGTTCTCACACTGAAGGTGACCTTGTATTGTTTTGTAAGTTGCGTTTAGGTCGGCGAAAATCTGGCAGAGTTTTGTCTCAAAGCTATTAAGAACAAGGAAAGAGCAATTTATTTCCTGGGAAAAAAGGAGTGACTAAGTGAAATTGATGATAATATGGTTTAAGTATACAAACGACATAACTTACTATTTTCTGTAGTAAGATGCATTGGCTACTTTGGCAGAAGAGTTATACAGCACATCAGAAACTAGATACAACCGTGCaatctgaaacacaaacagcaaacatgAGTTTATGATTCTGGAAGGGTTTTTGGGTAATTCTATAAACAGGTTGTTATCAAAGTCTTTCTCTTCTTTTGGTCAGTGTCTTGCCTTCTTGGGTAAAGGGGTCTTTAGGATGGAGAGGGACTCTGTGATACACTCCACAATttcttcagcagcttcagcatGGCTGAGACAGAACAGCATGGCCTCTGCAATATCTGCCCTCCTGGGAGTCAAACCACGCAGCATCTCCTCTAGTTTGTCCCGCTCCCTGTAGAGATGAAGGACAGTGAGGACGGAGTGCATTTAACCCAGCTGTTGTCTGCACTACTGTACTTTTCATATCTGTCTAGGGCTGtttgatataacgatatatatcggatgacgatataaaaacgtgaTAAAAACGacgataaaaaaaatatgtctaAAAATGCATCCTTtaatgcatcggttaaaacactcgactccaggtacacgacgcccagctggaaacacttcacgcaagtcgagctgcccgagattcacagaatttacagaaaatgttaaatctttgtgatttatatcgttatcgggacgatagatgtcttatatcgggatatgagattttggtcatatcgcacagccctatatctgtcacaataataaaataaaagccaggaccaaaataaattaaagcttCATTTGCGTGgctgctttttttcttaatacacctaaaattttaacaataaaagtcagtgttaagaaaaaaagtatttctgtCCACTGAAACTGTAGGGCTCCAGAGGGGGCATGTTGGGGTAGGCCTGGGTTTTCAATTGCAAAGCACAAGTTTATTCCATTACAGTTGACAATTCAGGTTctcactttgtgtttttacatttactttCATGTTAGATTAGCAAAACTGTAGCAGTGCGAGTGCAGGCTTGAGCTGTGAGTTGATGTTAAAATTAACGGATATGCAGAGAAACACGACTATCCTGCTGATTTCTAAATACTGAGTCACTACTCAGCAAAGTATTAACAGTTGTAACAACACTGGAGCAGGTGGGAACATCAACAAAGCCAATTAGAAATCAAAGCATGACTCCAGTGTTCCTTCAAATAAAGACCTCAGAACTTCTGCAATTTAGCAAATACAGCATAAATGTAACAGAATATAAACAAATATTCTTACTCTTCTTTTAAGCAGCCTTTCTTATTGgcctcctcttcatcttcctcctcctcaccgtcaTCATAAGGACCATGGAGGTATGGATTAAGAGGAGGTGGGCGCCACAAAGAGCCATTTTTAAACATCCTAAAGTCATCTGTTCGCCATTTGGCTGGTGATTCACCCTGAGgaagtaataaatcacagtgaACACATtgataaaaagaagaaactcAGTGGAATGGCTGGATCCCCCTGAAATTTTGCAACTTTTTTCAAGATAGAAAACTAACCTGCAGTATGGAGTAGAGCTTCCATCGGTAGTATACATGTGCTGGGCTCTGGTTCTCAAATAAAAACCTGTCATAAAAAGACATACACAACTTTTGTAACTCAGCACATAAAGAATTTTAGCTAACAGAATAACACTACATTTCTATTGTGCAGCTAAGCTCACCTGTACATGGGATTGTTGATCTCTCTGTTCATGATCATGGCTTCAAACATTGGTCCTTCACGCACCACAAACTCGATCATTCGATGGATGAGAGAGAGCAAATTCCTACaagaaaaacacagttaaagCAAACGGATTCAGACTGGACGGACTCTTGAACACTACTAAAACCTCCCAATTAAAGATTAATTTATTCTTGGTGGTCTGACACACTCAACAGGCTGACTAGGCAAAGACAATTTATGTCACACAATGAAATGCTGCAAGCACAAATGCAACTGTATTGACCGATACCTGAATAGTAAATTTCTACTGTGATATTATATATTTGGCACAGAATGATGCCTAAATCACTCTAAAATCTTACCACAATACCCATTTATTATTTACTATGGCGACGGTTTAAATGACGGGGAATATGAGACAACAGATGACTGTCAGAGTGCGTCACATGACCAGGAATAAATTAACCATCACTGTGGCTACACCTCTGGGCCTACATATAACATCAATGAATACacgcaaaaaataaaaataaaaaatatgtatataaaaacattttgtgaCAGTACGACATTCatgtcaattaaaaaaaaaaaaaggaaaagaaaagcttttttttattgCGTCTACTAAGGTCATGCCTGTGTTCTTTGAGGCTACAGTGCAACAGCTTTTAATTACATTGCACTGCTCGGAACCTTCATATAAAATATCTCTAAGTTCAAATTTCACAATGTGGGGATGAGTGAAATTGGGAACAACAGGAGCGAGACATTAATAAGACACCGTACTAACAGGAATATTTGTCAGTACAGTGCCTTTCAATTCCCACTCTTTCCTACTAATGTAACGTGAAAAAGCAGTACATGATCTTTGGCCTAAAACGGGTCATCTACTAGTGGAGTTGGTACCGACTTAAAACTGTGCAAATGGGAACGTTAGAAGTTCTTCTGTGATAATTTGTAGAGGAAATAAATTGTGCAGGCTGCATACAATTAGCCTAAAGTGGCCAACAAGACAAAGGATGTCTTTCATTTGACAACACAAATCACATTTACTTGTATTGGAGCCGATCGTACCAATGACGGGGTAAAATTCTGTATACTTTCCCAATCCATCCCATGATGCTTTTCAGGTCCCTCGCTGCTGCAGACAGTTCAACTTGTGCTGCTCACCAAGGCCAATGTCAAAGGTCATATATAGACTAATGATGGCAGGTTTGGATTTGTCAGCAGGAGCCAAATTTACTGAGCTCCTCATAGTGACAGAGGCCAAGGGGGGAGACGGTCTGAGTGAGCAATGGTCAGAGAACAGGTTTTCACAACTACGGATCTAGAATCAGCAGATCATGTATGTAGCAAAGTACAACATCACTAAAGTTGAGAAACACGATTTAATGTCTATATATGGAGTGGGACTGTGAAAGTAATGATCTTTTTCGCTAAACAGCATAGTTATTAAGATCTATAATGATGTTTGGCTACACATGTAAAGAAAATATGAATGATGGAGGGATGTGAAACAAACTTCAGTCAGTATTATTCTAGGTAGTAGTATGAAGACGCCGTGCAGCTGCCTCAACCATTGCTCATCCACACTGACCAGCCCCCTGTAGCATGCAGTGATCAAATGATCAAACTTATTAGTTTCATTAtgggatgttttttttctaagtttgtacaccaatttaaaaaaaaaaaaagaaaaacatgtacCTTTCTGTTGGGATAACCACTTTGACTATGGCTTGCGACAGAGTCTGTATATGAAGTCACATCAGATAATAAACATAGAATGTGAGTATTGTTACAAAGGCAACaggtgaaaaatataaaaaatgcatttaaaaagtgcaaaaagACAATAACTTTCCTTTCCTGCTGTCAGTTTTACTAGTGGCCAAACAACCCTGGTACTTTACCATAGTAACACCTCCTTGCACACATTGACATTTGATAATGACACTTTCTTACACACAACAACTAATTCAAAATCTAAATCCTGTACTGACTGCTTATTATGACTAACATCTTACCACCACAATTAACAAAACATTGCCATATCCCATGAGAAAATCCTAGGCTGACTTATTGAATTACCTTGTCGAACTCCTCCTTGTTTTTAGGTGGAGGAAGCAGAGGAGCATTGGGGTTCTTTAGCCTCTCTCGGGGCTGTGCGTTGAATGGGAGGCCAGAGGGAGGCGGGGGGAGTGTATGCTCCATCATAGAAGGAGGGATATAGATGGGATGGGGTGGAATGGGCACACCTTTTCCCCATCCTAATTTCATCTCAAAGTTCATTATCATCTTTCCTATTATGGGAGTAAATGTGCATTAAATTATACACGCACATGTCAACTGGAAAGAAGATAAAAGGCTGTAATATAACAACTTAATAAAAGAATTCGAGATTCGTACCATTTAAGTTTTTGAGTGCTCGCTCTGCATCCCTCCTGTTCATGAAAGCCACAAAGCCACAGTTCCTCTCCCGAGCCCTTTCCTCATCTGTCCTCGGCCACATGATTTTCACACTTGCCAGTGGGCCATACCGGCCAAACTCTTGGCACAGCATCTCTTCGTTCATCTATGAAGTAAATGATACAAATTGAGAAACACAGACATTGCATAAATATTTCCCATTCGGAATTAAGGGCATATATAGCAAATTTCTAAGGAATAGCAACATGCTTAAGCCCCTCCTTTTATGGCATGCTTTACATTACTTCCACTTCATGCATGTTTAGATACAAACCTGCGGATTGATGTTTCCAAGGTACAAGTTAGTAGTGGATGGATCTCCAACGTCATGGGAACCTGGTGCACAGTCATCcaaaactgcagacacagagaagagaaaagaattTCCTGCTGCTGTCTGACAGGACCAACATTATTTTCTTAGCAAGATGAAGGTATTCACGGTCACTATATTAAGTCGAAATTACCACTGGACGGACGGTTTCTTCGTGAAGAACCATCCGctaaaagaagcagaaaagcaGTATAAATTTTGTTTCAGGGTAGATGTGGACAAAGGGACAGAGGGTGGCGTAAGGCAGGAAAGGGCCCTGTCAGGCCAAGTTAGTGCACATAAGGCAGTCATGTGACTTAAAAACACTTACAGGAGCGTCTTCCATCTGTCCCAGAGAGTGGTTCGAAGCGACTAACACGTCCTTTCATCTTGTGTCTTTCATCTCTCTCTTCCTGTATTCTACAAGACACAGACACATATCACAGCTGATTATAATCTGTGTTTAATATATTACAACTTTAATAACCACACCAAAAGTCTTAGGAACATCTAATCTCTGCCACTAAAATCTTTTAACACCTTCCTGTGTTAAAACTTACTGTTTAAGTTCTTCTTTGAAGAGCTCCAAAttactcttcttcttttccttttcactgCTCTTCTTTAAGCCCTACAATGAGGAAACCAGGTAAGTGTTATTCAGTGCAAAAGTTAGACGAGATGCTTCTCATTCTCAGAAACAGTACTTACATGCCGTTTGTCTAATGCTAAAAATTGTGGCGGGGTTTCCAAAGGCAGGATGCTTTTTGGTTGGGTCTCAAAACGTGACTTAGGCTTGTACAACTTTCCTCTCTTGTCATCAGCAGCCGCTTCCTct
It includes:
- the u2surp gene encoding U2 snRNP-associated SURP motif-containing protein isoform X3, whose translation is MADRTPGGSQKASAKALLESKLKSFSIGKMAVAKRTLSKKEQDEIKKKEDERAAAEIYEEFLAAFEGGGEGKVKAFVRGGIANATKEEAAADDKRGKLYKPKSRFETQPKSILPLETPPQFLALDKRHGLKKSSEKEKKKSNLELFKEELKQIQEERDERHKMKGRVSRFEPLSGTDGRRSFLDDCAPGSHDVGDPSTTNLYLGNINPQMNEEMLCQEFGRYGPLASVKIMWPRTDEERARERNCGFVAFMNRRDAERALKNLNGKMIMNFEMKLGWGKGVPIPPHPIYIPPSMMEHTLPPPPSGLPFNAQPRERLKNPNAPLLPPPKNKEEFDKTLSQAIVKVVIPTERNLLSLIHRMIEFVVREGPMFEAMIMNREINNPMYRFLFENQSPAHVYYRWKLYSILQGESPAKWRTDDFRMFKNGSLWRPPPLNPYLHGPYDDGEEEEDEEEANKKGCLKEEERDKLEEMLRGLTPRRADIAEAMLFCLSHAEAAEEIVECITESLSILKTPLPKKIARLYLVSDVLYNSSAKVANASYYRKYFETKLCQIFADLNATYKTIQGHLQCENFKQRVMSCFRAWEDWAVYPDPFLIKLQNIFLGLVNLAVEKEPVSLVVEPEPADDIDGAPIGDYVDGTPLEDVDGVPIDSVPIDGAPIDGAPLDDLDGIPIKSMEEDLDGIPLDPSKDAPFKVAPSKWEAVDEAELESQAVTTSKWEIFEQPEETKKDDADSDEDRSPRSEDNQSYSNPIRDDSDFKSKMSEMNEEKRSKLREIEVKVMKFQDELESGKRPKKPGQSIQEQVEHYRDKLLQKEKEKEKLEREKEKEKKEKEKAEARLKELKKEKEKEDTPTRKERYLSPPVDRKRRHSGSPSPTRSSSRRGRSSSPRSERSERSERSDRSYSKDTSSRSSHKDSPRSSNKKSSKRSPSSPRTPKRSRRSRSRTPKKSAKKSRSKSRSPHRSHKKSKKSKH
- the u2surp gene encoding U2 snRNP-associated SURP motif-containing protein isoform X2; translation: MADRTPGGSQKASAKALLESKLKSFSIGKMAVAKRTLSKKEQDEIKKKEDERAAAEIYEEFLAAFEGGGEGKVKAFVRGGIANATKEEAAADDKRGKLYKPKSRFETQPKSILPLETPPQFLALDKRHGLKKSSEKEKKKSNLELFKEELKQIQEERDERHKMKGRVSRFEPLSGTDGRRSSDGSSRRNRPSSVLDDCAPGSHDVGDPSTTNLYLGNINPQMNEEMLCQEFGRYGPLASVKIMWPRTDEERARERNCGFVAFMNRRDAERALKNLNGKMIMNFEMKLGWGKGVPIPPHPIYIPPSMMEHTLPPPPSGLPFNAQPRERLKNPNAPLLPPPKNKEEFDKTLSQAIVKVVIPTERNLLSLIHRMIEFVVREGPMFEAMIMNREINNPMYRFLFENQSPAHVYYRWKLYSILQGESPAKWRTDDFRMFKNGSLWRPPPLNPYLHGPYDDGEEEEDEEEANKKGCLKEEERDKLEEMLRGLTPRRADIAEAMLFCLSHAEAAEEIVECITESLSILKTPLPKKIARLYLVSDVLYNSSAKVANASYYRKYFETKLCQIFADLNATYKTIQGHLQCENFKQRVMSCFRAWEDWAVYPDPFLIKLQNIFLGLVNLAVEKEPVSLVVEPEPADDIDGAPIGDYVDGTPLEDVDGVPIDSVPIDGAPIDGAPLDDLDGIPIKSMEEDLDGIPLDPSKDAPFKVAPSKWEAVDEAELESQAVTTSKWEIFEQPEETKKDDADSDEDRSPRSEDNQSYSNPIRDDSDFKSKMSEMNEEKRSKLREIEVKVMKFQDELESGKRPKKPGQSIQEQVEHYRDKLLQKEKEKEKLEREKEKEKKEKEKAEARLKELKKEKEKEDTPTRKERKRRHSGSPSPTRSSSRRGRSSSPRSERSERSERSDRSYSKDTSSRSSHKDSPRSSNKKSSKRSPSSPRTPKRSRRSRSRTPKKSAKKSRSKSRSPHRSHKKSKKSKH
- the u2surp gene encoding U2 snRNP-associated SURP motif-containing protein isoform X1 — its product is MADRTPGGSQKASAKALLESKLKSFSIGKMAVAKRTLSKKEQDEIKKKEDERAAAEIYEEFLAAFEGGGEGKVKAFVRGGIANATKEEAAADDKRGKLYKPKSRFETQPKSILPLETPPQFLALDKRHGLKKSSEKEKKKSNLELFKEELKQIQEERDERHKMKGRVSRFEPLSGTDGRRSSDGSSRRNRPSSVLDDCAPGSHDVGDPSTTNLYLGNINPQMNEEMLCQEFGRYGPLASVKIMWPRTDEERARERNCGFVAFMNRRDAERALKNLNGKMIMNFEMKLGWGKGVPIPPHPIYIPPSMMEHTLPPPPSGLPFNAQPRERLKNPNAPLLPPPKNKEEFDKTLSQAIVKVVIPTERNLLSLIHRMIEFVVREGPMFEAMIMNREINNPMYRFLFENQSPAHVYYRWKLYSILQGESPAKWRTDDFRMFKNGSLWRPPPLNPYLHGPYDDGEEEEDEEEANKKGCLKEEERDKLEEMLRGLTPRRADIAEAMLFCLSHAEAAEEIVECITESLSILKTPLPKKIARLYLVSDVLYNSSAKVANASYYRKYFETKLCQIFADLNATYKTIQGHLQCENFKQRVMSCFRAWEDWAVYPDPFLIKLQNIFLGLVNLAVEKEPVSLVVEPEPADDIDGAPIGDYVDGTPLEDVDGVPIDSVPIDGAPIDGAPLDDLDGIPIKSMEEDLDGIPLDPSKDAPFKVAPSKWEAVDEAELESQAVTTSKWEIFEQPEETKKDDADSDEDRSPRSEDNQSYSNPIRDDSDFKSKMSEMNEEKRSKLREIEVKVMKFQDELESGKRPKKPGQSIQEQVEHYRDKLLQKEKEKEKLEREKEKEKKEKEKAEARLKELKKEKEKEDTPTRKERYLSPPVDRKRRHSGSPSPTRSSSRRGRSSSPRSERSERSERSDRSYSKDTSSRSSHKDSPRSSNKKSSKRSPSSPRTPKRSRRSRSRTPKKSAKKSRSKSRSPHRSHKKSKKSKH